The following proteins are encoded in a genomic region of Oreochromis aureus strain Israel breed Guangdong linkage group 8, ZZ_aureus, whole genome shotgun sequence:
- the bhlha15 gene encoding class A basic helix-loop-helix protein 15, with product MKSKGKAVKPSRRTWSDPEPEFEPDTEPGSSEQEGSEASVRIRGSWRGSLRSGDGKRQGGGRRRKHGSSTKERSIRRLESNERERQRMHKLNNAFQALREAIPHVKTEKKLSKIETLTLAKNYIKALTTIILDMSGGCLPAGGVPSEASAAKLLQCYQQHLEEEGEEGLTQYLTSMHSFSQQS from the coding sequence ATGAAATCCAAAGGGAAGGCTGTGAAGCCATCCAGAAGGACCTGGTCCGACCCGGAGCCAGAATTCGAGCCAGACACAGAGCCGGGCTCCAGCGAGCAGGAAGGCTCAGAGGCCTCGGTCCGGATCCGTGGCTCCTGGAGGGGCTCTCTGAGGAGCGGCGATGGCAAGAGGCAGGGAGGAGGCCGGCGACGCAAGCACGGCTCCAGCACCAAAGAGCGGAGCATCCGTCGACTGGAAAGCAACGAAAGGGAACGCCAGCGCATGCACAAACTCAACAATGCCTTCCAAGCGCTGCGTGAGGCCATCCCGCATGTGAAAACCGAGAAGAAGCTGTCCAAGATCGAAACGCTGACCCTGGCTAAGAATTACATCAAAGCTTTGACCACCATCATCCTGGATATGTCAGGGGGCTGCCTGCCTGCTGGCGGGGTCCCTTCAGAGGCCAGCGCTGCCAAGCTCCTCCAGTGCTACCAGCAGCAcctggaggaggagggggaggaaggTCTCACCCAATACCTCACCAGCATGCATAGCTTCAGCCAGCAAAGCTAA
- the tecpr1a gene encoding tectonin beta-propeller repeat-containing protein 1, translating to MPVSLLWAVDVYGRVYGLSTVGQQWDQCRDAQMEFKRVTAAQECCWGIACDNNIYLNVHASDLSIRYQEETYENQRWNPVDGFSERLLPSDRWQWSDVTGLQHQPLDSFQLPSSSWEWEGDWYVDENFEGEPTEKGGWTYAIDFPATYTKDKKWNSCVRRRRWLRYRRYKAMDTWAKIPSQHTTLPDPFSDISCGGWEISEEPRGRLSLWAVSLQGKVWFREGIYHQNPEGASWEEVLLPGEVVQISCGPADLVWAVLWEGQLIVREGISRDCPKGASWAIVESPSSDVGATHVAVGNNVVWVVTKDNKVWFRRGVNSHNPCGSGWISMVGEMIMINVGQNDQVWAISSEDRAVYFRQGVTSSELSGKTWKAITVPRDRDRSQSSASANSLQSAGCFFCGEVRAPSVASDAESDLEKGSADGPGCLVTSTSPDTFVDAPSDPPADTPKPRIPKVTSDSFISELVSDRESGKTSRDVGKATPTVLEEDTISHEGDAKAPCAGVALSPSQSGGPLDTQWSNVDLEEAQSQQAQTGAVLDSADTCSLSSVATYTLAMEDPYGGDEHPLWAWVSGGGCSVDSHSQLSWFNSVNTASLVQSVQSMSLSVSPAQTAAWRKQIFEQLSERTRREIDNFKHYEQAIEQSVWVKKGSMQWWRDWKPHKWIDVHFALEQFSGPEGNKDGILFIYYNYYEEKKYLHAFINEVTILVPVLNDSKHTFAIYTPERTKQRWPIRLAAATELEMHDWLALLSVSCCDSRGIQGPPSKQAIWSITCKGDIFVSEPSPGLEAVPYPTPCDQMFWRQVGGHLRIVECNSVGIVWGIGFDQTAWIYTGGYGGGLFQGLASSTDNIYTQTDVKSVYIYENQRWNPVTGYTNRGLPTDRYMWSDASGLHECTRANTKPPSPQWTWVSEWAIDYSVSGGTDREGWQYAADFPASYHGYKTMKDFVRRRRWARKCKLTTTGPWQEVPPIALSDVTILPCAAQSTVDMVPVWAISNKGDVLCRLGVTALTPAGSSWLHVGTDQPFKSISIGAASQVWAIARDGSAFYRGSVSPQNPAGDCWYHIPSPAKQKLKQVSVGRTSVFTVDENGNLWYRQGVTPSYPQGSSWEHVSNNVRKVSVGPLDQVWIIADKVQGSHSLSCGTVCHRLAVQPMQPKGQSWDYGIGGGWDHITVRGNSVEPPHIRLPSLADMSTLSPRSLLEVRNTEVDSGTSGC from the exons ATGCCCGTCTCCCTGCTGTGGGCTGTGGACGTCTACGGGCGGGTCTACGGCCTGTCCACGGTGGGGCAGCAGTGGGATCAGTGCCGCGATGCCCAGATGGAGTTCAAGCGGGTCACGGCGGCACAGGAGTGCTGCTGGGGCATCGCCTGTGACAACAACATCTACCTGAACGTTCACGCTTCCGACCTGTCCATCCGCTACCAAGAGGAGACCTATGAAAATCAA CGTTGGAATCCCGTTGACGGTTTCTCTGAACGTTTGCTGCCAAGCGACCGCTGGCAGTGGAGCGACGTCACAGGTCTGCAGCACCAACCTCTGGACAGCTTCCAGCTGCCCTCCAGCAGCTGGGAGTGGGAGGGTGACTGGTATGTGGATGAAAACTTTGAGGGAGAGCCCACAGAGAAAGGG GGATGGACCTACGCCATCGATTTCCCTGCCACCTATACTAAAGACAAGAAGTGGAACTCCTGTGTCCGTCGCAGGCGATGGCTCCGCTACAGGAGGTACAAAGCAATGGACACCTGGGCTAAG ATCCCCTCACAGCACACAACTCTACCAGATCCCTTCAGCGACATCAGCTGTGGAGGTTGGGAGATTAGTGAGGAACCCAGGGGCCGGCTGTCTCTGTGGGCTGTGTCCCTGCAGGGCAAG GTGTGGTTTAGAGAGGGAATCTATCACCAAAATCCTGAAGGCGCTTCATGGGAGGAGGTGCTTCTACCTGGAGAGGTGGTCCAGATCAGCTGTGGCCCAGCAGACCTGGTCTGGGCTGTGCTCTGGGAGGGGCAGCTCATTGTCAGGGAGGGCATAAGCAGAGACTGCCCTAAAG GTGCCTCTTGGGCAATAGTGGAGTCTCCCAGCTCCGATGTGGGAGCGACACACGTAGCCGTGGGAAACAACGTCGTCTGGGTTGTGACAAAGGACAATAAA gtgtggTTCAGGCGTGGCGTGAATTCTCACAACCCGTGTGGCTCTGGCTGGATCAGCATGGTTGGAGAAATGATCATGATCAACGTAGGACAGAACGACCAG GTCTGGGCTATCAGCTCTGAGGACCGAGCTGTGTACTTCAGACAAGGCGTGACCTCAAGTGAGCTGAGTGGGAAAACTTGGAAGGCTATCACCGTTCCCCGAGACAGAGACCGATCCCAGTCCAGCGCCAGCGCAAACAGCCTGCAGAG TGCCGGATGTTTTTTCTGTGGTGAGGTGCGTGCTCCGTCAGTAGCAAGTGATGCAGAATCAGACCTAGAGAAAGGCTCTGCAGATGGGCCCGGCTGCCTCGTCACCTCCACCTCCCCGGATACCTTTGTCGACGCCCCATCTGACCCGCCCGCTGACACTCCCAAACCTCGTATCCCCAAGGTCACCAGCGACAGCTTCATCTCTGAACTCGTCTCTGATCGAGAATCGGGGAAGACCTCGAGAGATGTTGGAAAAGCCACTCCCACTGTCCTAGAGGAGGACACCATCTCACATGAAGGAGATGCCAAAGCCCCCTGCGCTGGTGTTGCTCTCTCTCCTAGCCAGTCTGGCGGCCCTCTTGATACCCAGTGGAGTAATGTGGATCTGGAGGAGGCACAGAGCCAGCAGGCTCAAACTGGAGCAGTGCTGGACTCAGCTGACACCTGCAGCTTGTCCTCAGTAGCCACCTACACCCTTGCCATGGAGGATCCTTATGGTGGAGACGAGCACCCTCTGTGGGCCTGGGTCAGTGGAGGAGGCTGCTCTGTGGACAGTCACTCCCAGCTCAGCTGGTTTAACTCTGTGAACACTGCAT CCTtagtccagtcagtccagtccATGAGTTTGTCAGTCAGTCCAGCCCAGACGGCAGCTTGGCGAAAACAAATCTTTGAACAACTCAGCGAGCGGACCAGGAGAGAGATTGATAATTTCAAACATTATGAACAAGCCATAGAACAG TCTGTGTGGGTGAAAAAGGGAAGCATGCAGTGGTGGAGAGACTGGAAGCCACATAAGTGGATAGATGTTCATTTTGCCTTGGAGCAGTTCTCAGGACCGGAGGGCAACAAGGACGGCATCCTGTTCATCTATTACAACTATTATGAGGAAAAGAAG TACCTGCATGCCTTTATCAATGAAGTTACCATCCTGGTTCCTGTGCTAAATGACTCCAAACACACTTTTGCCATCTATACTCCTGAGCGGACCAAACAGAGGTGGCCTATTAGATTGGCGGCTGCCACAGAGCTGGAAATGCATGATTGG CTGGCATTGTTGAGCGTGTCATGCTGTGACTCAAGGGGGATCCAGGGTCCTCCCTCCAAACAGGCCATCTGGTCCATTACCTGTAAAGGGGACATCTTTGTCAGTGAGCCCTCACCTGGCCTAGAGGCCGTGCCTTACCCGACACCCTGCGACCAGAT GTTCTGGCGGCAGGTTGGAGGCCATCTGCGTATAGTGGAGTGTAACAGTGTTGGGATAGTGTGGGGGATCGGCTTTGACCAAACAGCCTGGATCTACACCGGGGGCTACGGAGGAGGGTTATTCCAGGGACTGGCAAGCAGCACAGATAATATTTACACCCAGACGGACGTTAAGAGCGTTTACATTTATGAGAATCAGCGGTGGAACCCCGTTACTGGCTACACCAACAG AGGCTTACCAACAGACCGCTACATGTGGAGTGATGCTTCAGGACTACACGAGTGCACAAGAGCAAATACAAAACCTCCCTCCCCTCAGTGGACATGG GTGTCAGAATGGGCTATCGACTACAGCGTGTCTGGCGGGACGGACAGAGAAGGCTGGCAATATGCAGCTGATTTTCCAGC GTCATATCATGGCTATAAAACGATGAAGGACTTTGTGCGTCGTAGGCGATGGGCAAG GAAGTGTAAACTGACCACTACAGGACCTTGGCAAGAAGTTCCCCCTATCGCACTAAGTGATGTAACCATCCTGCCATGTGCAGCTCAGAGCACCGTGGACATGGTTCCTGTGTGGGCGATCAGTAACAAGGGCGACGTGCTTTGCCGACTGGGAGTCACCGCCCTGACGCCTGCT GGATCTTCATGGCTCCACGTGGGAACAGACCAGCCTTTCAAGTCCATCTCCATTGGGGCTGCCAGCCAGGTGTGGGCCATTGCCAGGGACGGATCTGCCTTCTACAGGGGATCTGTGTCACCACAGAACCCAGCAG GAGATTGTTGGTACCACATCCCGTCTCCAGCCAAACAGAAGCTGAAGCAGGTATCTGTGGGAAGAACGTCGGTCTTCACTGTAGATGAGAATG GTAACCTGTGGTACCGACAGGGTGTGACCCCCAGCTACCCTCAGGGCTCCTCCTGGGAACACGTATCTAACAATGTCCGCAAAGTCTCTGTAGGTCCTCTGGACCAG GTATGGATCATAGCAGACAAGGTGCAGGGCAGCCACAGTCTAAGCTGCGGGACGGTGTGCCATCGACTCGCAGTGCAACCCATGCAGCCCAAAGGACAGTCCTGGGACTATGGCATTGGG GGTGGATGGGACCATATCACAGTGAGAGGGAACTCTGTAGAACCGCCCCACATCCGTCTTCCCTCTCTAGCAGACATGTCCACCTTATCCCCTCGGAGCCTGCTGGAAGTCAGGAACACGGAGGTCGACAGCGGTACTTCAGGATGTTAG